A single genomic interval of Dysidea avara chromosome 6, odDysAvar1.4, whole genome shotgun sequence harbors:
- the LOC136258893 gene encoding D-aspartate oxidase-like: MIPVKRRPRVAVIGAGVVGLPVAVMLTQNKFRPNVTLIAAEFSPNITSDTAGASLRITGNKTSSKDPRQEKWTRATYHYFFNLFTSPMAKTLGMSLTTMYQVFDGYRDHPWWKNLVLGFRDVADDEKKIVNIRQDLNAWCFSTLIFPCGPYLEWQLKQFEANGGTVIQKKLNSLKEIDGEYDVIVNCTGLGSKELVGDHGMYPVRGQVIVLKAPWVKHSFGVEVADDVTYIYPREGEVLIGGTAQFGNSSKEIDPIDRSGIMSRCTSYVPSFAQTEVVDEWVGIRPGRKVVRLEIEDLSADTAVVHNYGHTGQGLVYSIGCARDSIQLIEEYFERKKNLKYDNAKL; encoded by the coding sequence ATGATACCAGTAAAGCGGAGACCTAGAGTGGCAGTAATTGGAGCTGGGGTGGTTGGTTTGCCAGTAGCTGTGATGTTAACACAAAACAAATTCAGACCAAATGTGACCCTcattgcagctgagttctctccAAACATCACTTCTGATACTGCCGGTGCCTCCCTCCGTATTACTGGAAACAAAACATCTTCTAAAGATCCAAGACAGGAGAAATGGACAAGAGCAACATACCACTATTTTTTTAACCTGTTCACATCACCAATGGCCAAGACACTTGGAATGTCATTGACTACAATGTACCAGGTATTTGATGGATACAGGGATCACCCATGGTGGAAGAATCTTGTGTTAGGATTTCGTGATGTCGCTGATGATGAAAAGAAAATTGTAAACATCCGACAGGATTTAAATGCTTGGTGTTTTTCAACACTCATTTTTCCATGTGGGCCTTACCTGGAATGGCAGCTAAAACAGTTTGAAGCCAATGGAGGAACAGTGATTCAGAAGAAACTGAACAGCTTAAAGGAGATAGATGGTGAATATGATGTTATAGTGAATTGCACAGGACTTGGTAGTAAAGAGTTGGTTGGTGACCATGGAATGTATCCAGTCAGAGGGCAGGTAATCGTTCTTAAAGCACCATGGGTGAAGCATTCATTTGGGGTTGAAGTTGCAGATGATGTAACGTACATTTACCCACGAGAAGGAGAAGTTCTGATCGGTGGTACAGCACAGTTTGGTAACAGTTCAAAAGAAATAGACCCTATTGATCGTTCTGGAATAATGTCTAGATGTACTTCCTATGTTCCCAGCTTTGCTCAAACTGAGGTAGTAGATGAATGGGTGGGAATCCGTCCAGGACGTAAAGTAGTCCGACTTGAAATAGAGGATTTATCAGCAGACACTGCAGTGGTACACAATTATGGTCACACTGGTCAAGGACTTGTATACTCCATTGGCTGTGCTAGGGATTCCATTCAACTCATTGAAGAATACTttgaaaggaaaaaaaatttaaaatatgaCAATGCAAAATTATAA
- the LOC136258895 gene encoding peroxisomal targeting signal 2 receptor-like, with protein MVSIETSPLCGHAVQFSPFAGNRLAFAGAENYGIAGAGACVLFEKDATGAWHQLEKLQWQDACYDVSWSEASENVLLVATGNGGVVVWDTTQPQECLLQGHTAEVSSVEWDLSRLHHHVISSSWDHTVRLWDIPQQSCVSVLSGHSEIVYRACWSPLLPSTVASVSRDQMLCLWDLSKPAHPVSQVNVHQSEVLTCDWSKYDQFKLCTGAVDGCIRGWDIRHINQPLFNIHAHSKAIRNIKCDPHSSNAVASCSYDFTVRLWDMRHNNPIENVAHHTEFTFGLDISLHEKGTMVDCSWDKTIKVYTPASLALFPP; from the exons ATGGTTTCTATAGAGACTAGCCCACTGTGTGGTCATGCAGTACAGTTCTCACCATTTGCTGGTAATAGGTTAGCTTTTGCTGGAGCAGAAAACTATGGAATAGCTG GTGCCGGTGCTTGTGTACTGTTTGAAAAAGATGCTACTGGAGCCTGGCACCAGCTCGAAAA GTTGCAATGGCAAGATGCTTGTTATGATGTTTCTTGGAGCGAAGCTAGTGAAAACGTATTGTTGGTAGCCACAGGAAATGGCGGTGTAGTTGTCTGGGACACAACCCAACCACAG GAGTGCTTGCTGCAAGGTCATACTGCTGAAGTTTCAAGTGTAGAGTGGGACTTATCCCGACTACATCATCATGTAATATCTTCATCGTGGGACCACACTGTTCGATTG TGGGATATCCCCCAGCAGTCCTGTGTATCAGTATTATCTGGTCATTCAGAAATAGTGTATCGTGCTTGCTGGTCGCCTCTCCTGCCAAGCACAGTGGCATCTGTTTCAC GTGACCAAATGTTGTGCCTTTGGGATCTTTCCAAACCTGCTCATCCCGTTTCACAAGTCAATGTACACCAATCAGAAGTTCTTACATGTGATTGGAGCAAATATGATcag TTCAAGTTGTGCACAGGAGCGGTAGATGGGTGCATAAG AGGTTGGGATATCCGGCATATTAACCAACCATTGTTTAACATACATGCTCACTCTAAAGCCATTCGGAATATCAAG TGTGATCCACATTCCAGCAATGCAGTAGCATCATGTTCTTACGACTTTACTGtgag GCTATGGGATATGAGGCACAATAATCCCATTGAGAACGTTGCACACCATACTGAATTCACGTTTGGTTTGGACATAAGCCTACATGAGAAAGGAACA ATGGTCGACTGTTCCTGGGACAAGACCATTAAAGTGTACACTCCAGCAAGTCTTGCATTGTTTCCGCCATGA
- the LOC136258896 gene encoding c-Myc-binding protein homolog encodes MSKSAETKREEFRKYLESNGILDALTKVLVGLYEEPEKPMDPLEFVKKHLHGGPPESIDTDALQQRVRELEEQNKKLENELTVVKQQLAKYEGSDASGGTTNS; translated from the exons ATGAGCAAG AGTGCCGAAACAAAACGAGAAGAGTTTCGCAAGTATTTGGAAAGTAATGGGATACTTGATGCGCTAACGAAAGTGTTGGTCGGCCTATATGAAGAGCCAGAGAAGCCAATGGATCCTTTAGAAT TTGTGAAGAAGCACCTTCATGGAGGACCACCTGAAAGTATTGATACCGATGCATTACAACAACGTGTCCGTGAATTAGAAGAGCAAAACAAGAAACTAGAAAATGAACTGACTGTTGTAAAACAACAG CTAGCAAAATATGAAGGATCAGATGCTTCTGGG GGGACTACAAACAGCTGA
- the LOC136258071 gene encoding D-aspartate oxidase-like: MAEVNKGKRPNVAVVGAGVVGLPTAVMLTESKLQPQVTIIAEQFSPNITSDAAVAAIRITDYQTFANDPRKVKWIGETYQYLSKLFPTPLAARLNLTLLSSYAIFDEYKEYPGVRDLVLGFRFISAEEKRVLNIPQDKTACSYLTFTVPCGPFLAWQLEQFKTNGGMVIQKKLNSLKEIDGEYDVIVNCTGLGSKELVDDQELYPNRGQAMLVKAPWVKYVIKEEFDGGSFSIYPRSEGVVLGGTKQIDNWSTDVDPVDSANILAGCLKYVPSLAQAEVLHEWVGLRPGRKQVRLEAEDLSENTVIVHNYGHNNKGFALSIGCAKDTVLLVEKHLNERGF, translated from the coding sequence GAAAGAGGCCTAATGTAGCAGTTGTAGGAGCTGGTGTAGTTGGACTACCAACAGCAGTGATGTTAACTGAGAGTAAACTTCAACCACAGGTGACAATTATTGCTGAACAGTTCAGTCCCAACATCACATCTGATGCTGCTGTTGCTGCAATAAGGATCACAGACTATCAAACGTTTGCTAATGATCCACGAAAAGTAAAGTGGATTGGAGAAACTTACCAATATCTATCAAAGCTTTTCCCAACCCCACTGGCTGCAAGGCTTAATTTAACTCTATTATCATCGTATGCGATCTTTGATGAATACAAAGAGTATCCTGGAGTGAGAGATTTGGTGCTAGGATTCCGTTTCATAAGTGCAGAAGAAAAGAGAGTCCTTAACATTCCACAAGATAAAACCGCCTGCTCTTACTTAACATTCACTGTACCATGTGGACCATTCTTGGCCTGGCAGTTGGAGCAGTTCAAAACCAATGGAGGGATGGTGATTCAGAAGAAACTGAACAGCTTAAAGGAAATAGATGGTGAATATGATGTTATAGTGAATTGTACAGGACTTGGTAGTAAAGAATTGGTTGATGACCAGGAATTGTATCCGAATAGGGGACAGGCAATGCTTGTCAAGGCTCCATGGGTGAAGTATGTGATAAAAGAAGAATTTGATGGTGGCTCGTTTAGCATCTACCCTCGTAGTGAAGGAGTTGTACTAGGTGGTACAAAACAAATTGATAACTGGTCAACAGATGTAGATCCTGTAGATAGTGCTAACATATTAGCTGGGTGTTTAAAATATGTCCCCAGCCTTGCTCAAGCTGAAGTGCTTCATGAATGGGTGGGGCTTCGTCCAGGACGTAAACAGGTTCGACTTGAAGCAGAAGATCTGTCAGAGAATACTGTAATTGTTCATAACTATGGACATAATAACAAGGGATTTGCTCTCTCAATAGGCTGTGCCAAAGACACGGTATTGCTAGTTGAAAAGCATTTGAATGAAAGAGGATTTTGA
- the LOC136258894 gene encoding D-amino-acid oxidase-like isoform X2 has translation MERSLSRRPRVAVIGAGVIGLPIAVMLTQNRFKPHVTLLAAEFSPNITSDRAGAMMRLPEHVASIADPRVNGWFKETYQYFTQLYASSMAAKLDLSLVTHYSIYSERVQDPCQKDLMFGFREIGTEEKKILNISQENYAICYSTFTLPVSPYLMWQMEQFKANGGTVIQRKLNSLKEIDGEYDVVVNCTGLSSKELVGDKELYPVRGQAMLLKAPWVKHLIISGTEGHYTYIIPQVDSSDHAGISERCFKYVPSLVHAEVLDEWVGLRPARKQVRLEIEDLSSNTAIVHNYGHGGKGLAFSIGCAKESVMLTEKYLGEKGFYMKSMI, from the exons ATGGAGAGATCACTCAGCAGAAGACCAAGAGTGGCTGTGATTGGTGCTGGTGTGATCGGCTTACCGATAGCAGTGATGTTGACCCAGAATAGGTTTAAGCCACATGTAACACTTCTTGCTGCAGAGTTTAGTCCTAATATTACCTCAGATCGTGCTGGCGCTATGATGAGACTTCCTGAACATGTTGCATCCATTGCTGATCCTAGAGTAAATGGATGGTTTAAAGAAACTTACCAATACTTTACACAACTTTATGCCTCATCTATGGCAGCCAAACTTGACTTATCTTTAGTAACACATTATTCAATTTACAGTGAACGGGTACAAGATCCATGCCAGAAGGATTTAATGTTTGGTTTTCGTGAAATTGGCACAGAAGAAAAGAAAATCTTAAACATCTCACAGGAAAATTATGCTATTTGTTACTCCACATTCACCTTACCAGTCTCACCTTATTTGATGTGGCAAATGGAACAGTTCAAAGCCAATGGAGGGACAGTGATTCAGAGGAAACTGAATAGCTTGAAGGAAATAGACGGTGAATATGATGTTGTGGTAAACTGTACCGGACTTAGTAGCAAGGAGTTGGTAGGTGATAAGGAGCTATATCCAGTTAGGGGACAGGCAATGCTTCTCAAGGCTCCATGGGTGAAGCATTTGATTATTAGTGGAACTGAAGGTCATTACACATACATTATCCCAC AGGTAGATTCTTCAGATCATGCTGGGATATCAGAAAGATGTTTTAAGTATGTTCCAAGTCTTGTACATGCCGAGGTGCTTGATGAGTGGGTGGGACTTCGTCCTGCGCGTAAACAGGTTCGACTTGAAATAGAAGACCTGTCAAGCAATACTGCAATTGTTCACAATTATGGACATGGTGGAAAGGGACTAGCTTTCTCTATAGGTTGTGCTAAAGAGTCTGTAATGTTGACTGAGAAATATCTTGGTGAGAAAGGATTTTATATGAAAAGCATGATATAA
- the LOC136258894 gene encoding D-amino-acid oxidase-like isoform X1 — protein sequence MERSLSRRPRVAVIGAGVIGLPIAVMLTQNRFKPHVTLLAAEFSPNITSDRAGAMMRLPEHVASIADPRVNGWFKETYQYFTQLYASSMAAKLDLSLVTHYSIYSERVQDPCQKDLMFGFREIGTEEKKILNISQENYAICYSTFTLPVSPYLMWQMEQFKANGGTVIQRKLNSLKEIDGEYDVVVNCTGLSSKELVGDKELYPVRGQAMLLKAPWVKHLIISGTEGHYTYIIPRKDGALIGGTLQVDNWSTEVDSSDHAGISERCFKYVPSLVHAEVLDEWVGLRPARKQVRLEIEDLSSNTAIVHNYGHGGKGLAFSIGCAKESVMLTEKYLGEKGFYMKSMI from the coding sequence ATGGAGAGATCACTCAGCAGAAGACCAAGAGTGGCTGTGATTGGTGCTGGTGTGATCGGCTTACCGATAGCAGTGATGTTGACCCAGAATAGGTTTAAGCCACATGTAACACTTCTTGCTGCAGAGTTTAGTCCTAATATTACCTCAGATCGTGCTGGCGCTATGATGAGACTTCCTGAACATGTTGCATCCATTGCTGATCCTAGAGTAAATGGATGGTTTAAAGAAACTTACCAATACTTTACACAACTTTATGCCTCATCTATGGCAGCCAAACTTGACTTATCTTTAGTAACACATTATTCAATTTACAGTGAACGGGTACAAGATCCATGCCAGAAGGATTTAATGTTTGGTTTTCGTGAAATTGGCACAGAAGAAAAGAAAATCTTAAACATCTCACAGGAAAATTATGCTATTTGTTACTCCACATTCACCTTACCAGTCTCACCTTATTTGATGTGGCAAATGGAACAGTTCAAAGCCAATGGAGGGACAGTGATTCAGAGGAAACTGAATAGCTTGAAGGAAATAGACGGTGAATATGATGTTGTGGTAAACTGTACCGGACTTAGTAGCAAGGAGTTGGTAGGTGATAAGGAGCTATATCCAGTTAGGGGACAGGCAATGCTTCTCAAGGCTCCATGGGTGAAGCATTTGATTATTAGTGGAACTGAAGGTCATTACACATACATTATCCCACGTAAGGATGGAGCTTTAATAGGTGGTACATTACAAGTTGACAATTGGTCCACAGAGGTAGATTCTTCAGATCATGCTGGGATATCAGAAAGATGTTTTAAGTATGTTCCAAGTCTTGTACATGCCGAGGTGCTTGATGAGTGGGTGGGACTTCGTCCTGCGCGTAAACAGGTTCGACTTGAAATAGAAGACCTGTCAAGCAATACTGCAATTGTTCACAATTATGGACATGGTGGAAAGGGACTAGCTTTCTCTATAGGTTGTGCTAAAGAGTCTGTAATGTTGACTGAGAAATATCTTGGTGAGAAAGGATTTTATATGAAAAGCATGATATAA